Within Calonectris borealis chromosome Z, bCalBor7.hap1.2, whole genome shotgun sequence, the genomic segment TGCAGTATTTTGAGCTGCTACCGTAAAAGTGGAACAAGCCATGTTGTGGGTAGGGGTGGTGAAAGTGACTGGCATAACCAAAGTAGAATTGTGATGTATCTTtgcattttttgtgtgtattttattttacaggaCACCAAGGAAGAGTCTTGCATATAGCCCTGAGCCCAGATCAGAGCAGGCTCTTTTCTGTTGCGGCTGATGGGATAGCTTGTTTGTGGAAACGCCACAAGTCTGGGGAGAGCAAGCACAGCAGCAAGGCTTTTTCTAATGGTTATCTGAGCTCATTCTTGTGACTTCTTTTCCTTGAAAGCAAGTGATTAAATGTACTTAGCCCCTTCAATAATTCAAAATATGTGTGTTCCTTCCAATGAAAACATGGCAGTTTTTTCAAGAGAAAGCAATTTTCTGCATTAGTCCATCATATGAAATGTTAGTAGCTTGTCTTACTTACCCTAGAGGAAAAATATTCTAACTCTGAAGAATAAcaccatatttattttcattaaactaGCAAGCATGGATGGAATCCACCTTGTGTCAAGTGCCAGCACAAAGTCTTAGGTCCTGCTTTTAGCTATGATTCTTGTAAGTAATTTTACATCATATTAGCATCCCCATTAGGAACCACATGCCAATTCGTGTAAAATGCCTTGAATCATTCAAAGGCTAGGATCAGCAGAGACGAGTCCAGGGAGCTGTATTGTTCTATATATCACATAGATCATGGTTCAGAATCTGTCTAAATATTTCTAGAGATCTAGGTTAAATATATAACTGTAACTAAATATAAATGATTTCTTGGGAATTCTTTATTGTTTTTGTAGTGGTAATGATAACTAGCTTAATTAAAAAACTGTCTTTATTGGATTTTGAatcatttcctttccttaaaCCCATGAACTATGTTTGACAATGATTGAAAATGTAAACAATTATGTAATCAACTGGTTAATAAGCCAGATGGACATAGTCAAAGAAGCATGCTGTTTGGATCAAACACACAGTTAGTTCATTTATACTTTAAGGGTACCAGTTTAATTCTGGGTGTCAGCAAACCTTGCTGTCACCCTCTTATGAATTTTATTTAGTGCTCACAAGGACCAAACCTCTTGGACTTTGTCATgctttaaccccaaccagcaactaagcaccacacagccgctcgctcactcctcccccgtgggatgggggagagaatcagaagggtaaaagtgagaaaacttgtgggttgagataaagccttctgcacaagcaaaacaaaacaaggaattcattccctacttcccattcataggcaagtgttcagccatccccaggaaagcaggactccatcacgcgtaacggttacttgggaagacaaacgccatcactccgaacatcccccccttccttcttcttcccccagctttacatgctgagcatgacatcatatggtatggaatatctctttggtcagttggggtcagctgtcccagctgtgtcccctcccaacttcttgtgcacccccagcctactcgctggtggggtggggtgaggagcagaaaaggccttgactctgtgtaagcactgctcagcaataactaaaacatccctgtgttatcaacactgtttccagcacaaatccaaaccatagccccatactatagctactgtgaagaaaattaactctactgtagccaaaaccagcacagacttTAACAGAAGTTTGCCTGTGTAAGACTTGTACACTGTCAACAACTAAGTAAGGTTGTCAGGATTGATCTTCAGATGCTATTCAGATGCAACTCAGTGCTATTCAAAACATGTTCTATCCACAGACATTTTCAGAGCTTTGCTTTCATTATGAGAAATGAAGAGAGGCAGGGAGTAAGGATTCATTCTTGCATTTGTATATTAAAAGCCCTGTGAGCTCAGAAACTCAtattgtttggatttctttttttttttctgctggaagttTATTTAGAATATTTCCTGTAGCTGGGGAAGAATGGGAAATTAGACGAGTAGAGCAGTGTCAGCCCATGGAAAATTAAGCTGTGATCAAACGCATGAAAAGAGATAGGCAAAGTTAGAGGCGCAAGCATGTCTGGAAATGAATGTGAAACTGTCATGTCTTTAGTTCTCATCATTTTTAAAACCTCATCGTCTGCTGTTCACAAATCATGTGGTTGCTAACTTTAGGTCTGGAAGGTTAAGACCACTCATCTTTTTTACCTAGTAAGATGTTAATTTACAATAAATCTGCTACTAAACTGCTGGTTTCTGATGTCATCTCATGTGGTCTTCAAAACAGGTTAGAAAATGGGAACGTTGATTATCAATTGAGAAATGAGTACTAAGAAGCTTATGTCTAAGAACAGGAGATAACTTATACTGTGCCTGTCTTCTCATATGAGCATGTTTGTTGCAGCAGATTTTGTCAAACATTTAGAATCTgatttaaatattcaaaatagtatttttaaatgttaaaaacattttttctcttttgaatggGAAAAAAGCAGTGGAATTAGTCTCTTTACTCATATATTTTTTGGATTCTCCAAgaaattctctctctttcctttgatGGTACCTAAATGCTATTGGTTTGCCAAATATAGGAAGAGATGTATAACACACGATGGGGGGCTgtggtggggaaggagctggTCAATATTGGAGCTAAACATATTTTGTTGGATGCTCAACtgtcaaaataagaaaatacatttctttcagaCTGAGAAGTGCTCATTTCTTAGTTAATTATGCTTGTTCATTATTGAGTGGTCAAGCTGTCTTGCCCCACAATTATTTTAACATAATATCTAAAAGTGGGAGAAGTAATTGATTTCAATAGAACTAACCAACAGCCCATAAATATGAGAGAATCTTGTATGTGTGACCTGTAGCTCTGTTCTGTGACCATGTCTAAGAAACCATTTAAGCATGCATTTAAATTCCAGACTGTGACTAATCTGGCATGAAATTAAACATATACTGGAGTGCCTTTTCTGGATGTGCTTCTTTTCTAGATAGGCTCCTTTACTGTCAGTTTCTTTCATGTGGCAGATATCTATCTTTCTGTAATAGGAATTTGAGGACTTGAGTAGGCAGCATGATTCTGTTTCACTAATCTTTTGCAGGTAATGTTACTGAATATTTGCAGGTATAGAGTGTGCAGTTGCTGAAAGTAGAATATTGTCCTTGCACAGCTGCCTCATTCTGGCAGTTCAGAGGTCTTAACATACAAAGTCTTGGGCAAAATGTGAAATCCTGACTTCCTCCCTATAGAATATGGCATATTTTTAGCTCATTGCCTCTTACATGCCTGGTATATCATTCAGGCCCAGACTGAGACAAAAATCAGAACCCATTTCTAAGAGGTCAGCTTGTTCTGCACCTGAGGTCTGTATGCACTAAAGGCATGTCTCCAGAGGTGGCACAGAGGATTAAGTAAAATTTAAGTTGCCTAAACTCAGGCTGTCATCCCCACAGTCCTGTCCAATGTATCCTGTCTACTGTACAACACATGGAATCCAAAACTTcaggacaaaaataaattttacaagaGGAAAAACTTCATTGCCCATACAGGGCATGTGTCTTCCCAGGTATACCAATATGACAAAGTGATTGTAATGCAATGAAATGGATTAAAGAAAGTCAGGCTAGGGAATCCTTTTGTTTCCACACATAAATGCACTGAATAGTCTCTAGCAGACAGTCCCCTGTTCTTCAGCCACTGTATTATCTGACTTGATGCTACCTACATAAATGTTGCATTAGTTTGTGTAATGCAGTTTATACCTGTTCATTTCCCTCAGTTATCTCATATACCCACAGTGAGAAGAAATTTTTGCATTCTAGATGTCAAAATGACATTGAATGATCATAACATTTTTCTTAGCTAGTACGTAAACTTGCATGGACTCCATCCCGTGGAGAGCTGTATTGGGAATGGGTTCATGCGTCTTGATCAGAGAAAGTCCCAGCCTAGGTGAAAACTCAGTTCCATCtccttgcttctgcttttttccccaggtttcCACTACTGGCCGTGGTGACAGAGGCTTGAATGTTTTGTTTACCATGTAAGTCCTGTTCTACTGGCTCATTTTGGACAATTCACTAAAAAACACTCAcgttaaaaaaataagtttttaaagtattttggggTAGATCCTATATTTCAAGCTAGAGGAAGAAGGCTCCACATTTTTTCTTGCACATTTCTTCATGCATTGTAAACTTCTCCTTGGTCAgaacctctccttccttctgaccCCACTTGGGTTAGAACTACTGtctgaaaaatggagaaatactGAATTATAGGCTTTCAGTGGGATTTTCCACTGACAAGGATGCTGCTTGTGATTTCCAGGGATGAGGAAGAAGCAGACCAAAGAAGAAGcagtaacatgaaaaaaatactgcagcaggACGAAAGACAAACAGCGAAAAAAATGGACAAAGAGGAAAGAAGTTAAGTAAGATTAATGTATGGGAAGAGTGAAATAGCCCTAGGTGATCAGCTGTCTTGAAGATCAGGTACAGATTTTTCACTAGATTGATaagagtatttttgttttctgaaggttTTTAGAATCAGTTCTTTCCTAAGCAAGGGTTTGGTAGTTTGCGACAATAGAAAAAGTCTGGTCTTATCTTACTTATTTCCTGTGTGTTTAAAGACAGAATCAAAGTCAGCACTTTGGGTGTCAGTACCAGTCAGTGGGCCAAATTCTCCTCTCAGTTTCACTGATGCAATCTTACTTGGCTAGGAATTCTTATCTCTGCTcctgctttgcttctgtgtttgtgtgtgcctCTCTAtctgtgtgtttgtttgtgtgttcagCCCGAGAGTCAGGACAAACATTTTAGGAATAAGAATAAGGAATGTGAAAAGTTCTGACTGTGTAATGTTTGTAAGGGatagaaaacatgaaagaagatGTTCAGCATCAAAACTTTCAATAAAGATCCCTGTAGTTTAGGCCTTCTCCTTCCTTCACCCTTCATTATTCCTCCATGACAAAACAACTATTTCTTCCCAAGAAGATCAGGTGAAGGCAGttgtataaaaatgttttagtCTGTGTTTTCCCATTTTATAAGTGATGTTTAATTGCTCATGATGAATCAAGCAATCATTTTGAAAATCAATACAAGATTTCTCCGCTCTTAATGTCCTCTGCTTTCTCTTAGCTAATGCCTGCTTCCaagtaaaaaacccccaaagcaacacaaaataaaaccaagctcTTTTTGAGGTGCTCATGGCATTGAAAGTGCCCAAGGCTGTTAATATGGAGATGGGCAGAAGCATTTTTCACAGTAGGTCTGTTTGCTGTTTGACAAGTGGTTGTTGAAACACCTAAAAATTTCACTGCATATCTGAAACAGCAGTAGTGGCGTCATAAAATGATTGTTTTATGTTATGAACAGCGCTTTGTCATACTGATACTCCAGCTGAGACACGTTCTGTCATTTCTCTGGAGGATGggttttcagctgattttttaaCATAATGTTGCTGATCTTGGTACATTCTGCAAACATATTGCACATCCAAAACATTATGTACACAGACTATCTGTACTGCAACAGATGAAGCTTTCCACATAAATTGACAGCTGCAAGCAGTAGATTTTTATTGCCATTTCTTTATTAAATGCAAAGTACATAAAGGGATGAAATCTAGATGTTTCAAATACAAGACAGTTACAAAATGCACACTTATTATGTCCTACAATCAAATGCAGTTGCTGAAACTTAATTTTCTGAAGCTTAGCAGTCCCCTACACCTGTGAAATCAGgagctctgctgtggagaaactaccAAGTTTTTCAGGTGTCTGGAGATGTACCTAGCATCTCACTAACTTTCAGGGTTATCTGCAGAAGTCCAGATACAGAAGAGTGCAGTATATACTCAGCATGCAGTGAGGATGCAAACAGCTGGATTAGATTCTTGGTCAGAAATACTCATCCATGTAGAGCTCAGCCTGAATATGCAACGCAAGAATGTTAGAAGCCTGAATCACAAATACCCGTCAAATGACTCCATGGCTGACGGTATAAGCTACCAATGCTGTTGTAGCAGAACACTCTGTTCTGGCCCTGTTAAGAACACATGTGCCCTGAAAACAGACAGGTATTTTCATCTATAAGGACATCAAGCTGCTAAAATTCAGTGTGGGAGTACCTCTTTTACCAGTAtaatgaagctatttttaaaagcgTATTTCAAAACTAGATATTGTTACACAAGTACAAAGTAGGAAATCACTTGGTCAAAACCCAATCTGTTAGGCTCCCCCTATGGTTTTCCTTATCCACTGAAGGTATTGCTTTGTGAGTCGAGTGTAGACACCAGGGCTGTCAACAGCACCACACCTGTTTTGCTTCCCAAAAGCAGTGATGCCTCTCATCACATTATTGCATCTTAAAGGTCCCCCAGAATCCccctggaaaaagggaaaaaagattgtCATTCAAATTTACAAAAGCTAAAATATGCtgcctttaaataaaatttgtacCAGTTGCATGGAGGAAATAAAGATGTAGACGGTGCTATTGTGGgtatcttttttctcctccttggaAGGTAAGATTTTcattagcaaaaaagaaaaaaagacttcagtcTGATCTTTCAAGTGTGAGTAATGGGGAATCTAGCACTATTCCTCAGTGCTAAGGAATAGTTAGTCTTtttgaatatgaaaagaaaaagctggaaaCTTTCTTCTTGAAAAGCAGAAAGTCTGCAGAAATTGGTACCTTTTTTGTTACTTTGTTAATTCAGTATTTGTATCTTTTAAAACATGGTAGTTCTTACCCAGTTGTGCATTTGATTTGGGGCCCAGTCAAAATGCTTTTTATCAGCAAAACCTGTTTCAGAGCCCTCTGACATCAGAGAAGTTCCACTGAGGTTAGCTGCTTGAGAATGGGCTCTTAAGCTATTTTGTGGAGATTTTTCTACTAGAATAATTTTATTGAAGAAGAGAATAGCTATCTGCCATGCCTGGATAAAACCACAATATCCAAAGTCTGTAAAGGTGAATTTATCAATCAGAAGTTTTGATTTTAAGACTTAGAAGAACAAGCCTTGGTAAATTcactcatttttaataaaattcttcATTGAACTGAGGAGAGGCAGAAATTATAAATGTGTGAAAACTAgtactttatattttatttttaatataatctaTGTGGATATAGACAGTAAATATACTTACATTACATGAGTCCTTTCCTCCATTCGTAGCCCCTGCACATATCATGTTGTCTGTTATAACAGGGTTGTTTCTATAATGATTTTTGTCGTTGCAGATTTGCCTACTGATGACAGTGATATTGACCTCCCTCAGGGTATCAGGCAGCTTTCTCAGACGACTGCCAGTTTGTCCCCATCCTGCTACTGTGCAAGTTGTTCCTGGTTTGGGATCATGGTCTGAGGTAGGCAGGGCAATGAGCTGCACAGCTTTAGTAAGTCTTGCTCTTCTCTGAAGCTGTAGAAGGTATGGAGAATTGTTATTATGGGGCAGAGTCTAACAGAGGCCCCTGCATATTAACTGTTGGATCCTTTCCGTTATGGTAATGGGGATTACTGCAACCCCTTTTTGAGATTCCTCAGTTCTTTGTGACAGGATTTATGTAATCAATAAGAGTGAGGAAAATGAATATTCTTTGTCTCATGAAAACCCATTTAGCTTCTGCTGAAATATTAGCTTTAAAAAACCCTGATTTACTTCTCTGGCTCGCAGTCCTCTGGGAGGACAAAATAACAGTAATCACTGAAGCTGGCAAAACTGAGAATCAGAGAAGTCAGAAATTTTTAATTAGAACTGTTTTTCAGTCAGAACATAAGGGTTTTTAACCAAATTATTTCTATGTGTGAAATATGCTTCTTTCTGTGGACAATCTTTATTCTTTcactgaaaagaaactgaaatatcTTGGTCAAGTTCCAGAGTTTTTCTACTTCTAGCTTTGGCATCCATTACAGGAATTGTTGATTGCCTTAGTCCCCAGTGTATCCCCAGTTCCCCAGTCTGCTGGATTAGCAGACCAGACTATTATCACCCCAGGAAAAAAGTCACCAGAAACTCCCTTGGCTCGTCTCCCTCACAAGAAGGAAGAAACTGGTACATCGTAGGAAAAGCATGTTCCATAAGTGATGTTTAAGTCTATACCTGCAGCAGCATAATGTCGTTTTCCTTACAATTGGAACAGTAGCATGGGTAGCGAATTTGTTTTCCAATCtgaaaaaactgtttttctttttctgttgcttcCTGCGAATGAGCTCCAAGAATAACTTTGCCTCCTTCCCTGAGAAGAGAGACAACATGGTTAGTGGGATTCATTTGCTCTAACTCCATAATTCTTTGCTGTTAAATGTGGTGCTATAATGTCCAGGGGCTACAGTGTCTTTTCTCATACCTGAGAAGCAGGTAATAAacagtaatttagaaaaatataaaacagtaat encodes:
- the GZMA gene encoding granzyme A, which translates into the protein MGSFLTLSTSAAVILLVIRGGLCVDIVGGNEVAPHSRPFMALIKGANGKSICGGALIKENWVLTAAHCNVEGGKVILGAHSQEATEKEKQFFQIGKQIRYPCYCSNCKENDIMLLQLQRRARLTKAVQLIALPTSDHDPKPGTTCTVAGWGQTGSRLRKLPDTLREVNITVISRQICNDKNHYRNNPVITDNMICAGATNGGKDSCNGDSGGPLRCNNVMRGITAFGKQNRCGAVDSPGVYTRLTKQYLQWIRKTIGGA